A genomic region of Zalophus californianus isolate mZalCal1 chromosome 11, mZalCal1.pri.v2, whole genome shotgun sequence contains the following coding sequences:
- the LOC113914950 gene encoding membrane-spanning 4-domains subfamily A member 3-like isoform X2, with the protein MPQSYTLKLETRALGAVQIMNGLIYSALGFLCFALFLEEEERKHTGYIPVVVTLTYIFWSLPFFISSGSTIIGAQKRPTKYKLIYSLVMNILSVCFSIVGTIILSIACFTYHADTNEYVWTHMAGSMLLQYLLFSTITEVICACITIRWIVVALSHPEYSEKSPSLSESSVSIKGPA; encoded by the exons atgccacaaagctATACCCTGAAATTGGAGACCAGAGCATTGGGG GCTGTGCAAATCATGAACGGCCTGATTTACAGTGCATTGGGGTTTCTCTGTTTTGCATTATTTCtcgaagaagaggagagaaaacatACTGGTTATATCCCTGTCGTGGTTACACTAACTTACATATTTTGGTCATTGCCATTT TTCATCTCCTCGGGATCCACCATCATAGGAGCACAGAAGCGTCCCACAAAATACAAG CTTATTTATAGCCTTGTTATGAACATcttaagtgtctgcttttctaTAGTTGGTACAATAATATTAAGCATTGCATGTTTCACGTATCATGCAGACACCAACGAATACGTTTGGACACAT atGGCTGGTAGTATGCTTTTACAATATTTACTCTTCAGCACCATCACGGAAGTGATCTGTGCATGCATAACTATCAGATGGATTGTAGTAGCATTGAGTCATCCAGAATACAGTGAAAAGA GTCCTTCACTGTCAGAATCCAGTGTCTCCA
- the LOC113914950 gene encoding uncharacterized protein LOC113914950 isoform X1 — translation MCHILCLKSIVKRKGAIHSLQFLYHTLIKMPQSYTLKLETRALGAVQIMNGLIYSALGFLCFALFLEEEERKHTGYIPVVVTLTYIFWSLPFFISSGSTIIGAQKRPTKYKLIYSLVMNILSVCFSIVGTIILSIACFTYHADTNEYVWTHMAGSMLLQYLLFSTITEVICACITIRWIVVALSHPEYSEKSPSLSESSVSIKGPA, via the exons ATGTGCCATATCCTGTGCTTAAAGTCTATAGTTAAAAG AAAAGGAGCCATTCATTCTCTACAATTTCTATACcataccttaattaaaatgccacaaagctATACCCTGAAATTGGAGACCAGAGCATTGGGG GCTGTGCAAATCATGAACGGCCTGATTTACAGTGCATTGGGGTTTCTCTGTTTTGCATTATTTCtcgaagaagaggagagaaaacatACTGGTTATATCCCTGTCGTGGTTACACTAACTTACATATTTTGGTCATTGCCATTT TTCATCTCCTCGGGATCCACCATCATAGGAGCACAGAAGCGTCCCACAAAATACAAG CTTATTTATAGCCTTGTTATGAACATcttaagtgtctgcttttctaTAGTTGGTACAATAATATTAAGCATTGCATGTTTCACGTATCATGCAGACACCAACGAATACGTTTGGACACAT atGGCTGGTAGTATGCTTTTACAATATTTACTCTTCAGCACCATCACGGAAGTGATCTGTGCATGCATAACTATCAGATGGATTGTAGTAGCATTGAGTCATCCAGAATACAGTGAAAAGA GTCCTTCACTGTCAGAATCCAGTGTCTCCA